The genomic interval AATAGCGAGCGCGATTTAGTGAAATACCAAGTTTTCGAAGGTTTTCCCAACCAAGATTTCCAAATTTTCGGGTTGCAACAATTTTTTGTGCCGATCGCACACCAATTCCTGGTACACGGAGAATCATTTCGAGGTCGGCTTTGTTGACATCTAAAGGAAATAGATCCAAATTGCGCAATGCCCATCCGAATTTTGGGTCAATATCTAAATCGAGAAAGGGATTGCTGTCATCCAAAATTTCATGAGCTCCAAAACCATAGAAGCGCATCAACCAATCAGCTTGGTAGAGTCTGTTTTCCCGTAATAACGGTACTTGTGAAGAGAGAGAAGGAAGCCGGTTATCTGCTAAAACAGGAACGTAGCCAGAATAATAGACGCGCTTGAGGTTAAATCCACGGTAAAAACGATCGGCTGTTTGAATAACCTCCAAATCGGATTCATCTGTGGCGCCAATGATTACTTGGGTGCTTTGTCCAGCAGGAGCAAACTTGGGGGTGCTCAGCATCAGTTTTCGGGTATCGTTGAGTGCTGTAATTGTATTTGAAATGTATCCCATCGGCTTCTCCATCGTCGCGAACGTTTTATCTGGAGCAAGTAATTTCAGTCCACGTTCGGTTGGCAGTTCAATGTTTACACTGAGTCGATCTGCGTAAAGACCGGCTTCTTTCATCAGTTCGTCACTTGCACCTGGAATTGTTTTTAAATGAATGTATCCGTTGAATCGATGCTCAAGTCGCAATTTTTTAGCAATACGCACCAAACGTTCCATGGTTGTATCTGCATCCTTAAAAATTCCTGAACTGAGAAATAATCCTTCAATATAATTTCGGCGATAAAACCCAATTGTGAGATCAACAACTTCCTGAACAGTAAAAGCTGCACGTTTTACGTCATTACTTTTCCGAGAAACACAGTAAGCACAATCAAAGATGCAATGATTGGTCAGTAAGATTTTTAAGAGAGAAACGCAACGACCATCTTCGGTAAATGTGTGGCAAATTCCCGAATTTGAGGCATTCCCAAGTCCTTTATCCGTGTTCTTTCGATCACTACCACTGGATGAACACGATACATCATATTTGGCTGAATCTGCCAAAATATTGAGTTTTTCTTGAATACGCTCTTGCATACCGTAAAGATAGGATAAAAATCAAAATGATTAATAATTAATCAAATAACGATTAATAATAAGTTTATTTATGTGGTATTTGATTGAATTTTTTAGCTAAAAATTGATTTTATAGAGGTAAATCGGCCCTTATGCTGGAAATGTAGAAAATAAGTGGAATGAAACGAAGTCTAACCCTTGTTTGAACTCAGCCTTCTGGTTTTCAGCATGAAAATTAGTTAAAGGCGTTTGTGAGTTGGGGTGCAAATAGTGAAATGAAACATGATTTTCAAATTTACGAATATAGGCCTAGACTTTTTGGCTCCACCTTTTTTGGCAATGAAAAAAGGTGGATAGTAAACAATATAGTTACCTCACCAGCGTCACATGTCCATAAATTTCCTTGGATACAACATCGGTGTTAGATGCCATTGTAATCACCCAGTTATACACTCCTGTGGGAGCTTGAATTCCGTTAACTGTTCCATCCCATCCATCTCTGGCCGATTTCCCCGACCAGACTACTTCTCCCCAACGGTTATAAATTGTGAATTCTCTGACTAATCCCAAGTAATCGACAGGTTTGAAAACTGGATTGAACTCGTTACCGTCAGGCGTAAATGCATTGGGAACATAAATAAGATCATCGGGTTTAAAGGCAATTATCTTTTTCTCGTCACTGCAGCCGTCCGAATTTGTGACGGTTAGTGAAACCGTTAATGGCTGAAAAAAATCTACCATCGTATACGTGAATTGCGGCGCTGTAGAAACGAGTAAATCGTTTACTTTCCAGGACCAGTCAGTGATGTTTCCAGTAGATTGGTCTGTAAATATGTTTGGAATGAATGGTTTAATTGGAGTTGGTTCAATGGAGAAATTAGCTATTGGAACAGGAAATGCCTCTGCAAGAATCGCTACTGAATCTTCGACCAAGCAATCGTTTGAACTGATTGCCTTCAATGAAATTGGATAAATTCCAGGCGTTGTATAGGTAAATTCGGCATTTTGTGTGTGAATACTGGTTCCATTTCCCAGATCCCAAATCCACTCCGTAATAGTTGAAGGGCTTATTCCTGTTAATTGAATGGTGAATGGTGCACACCCTGAAGTATCACCAACTAAGTGACTAATCTGTGTTGTATCGGTTGAAATCGTAATGGTATCTGTTGTTGTTAGGCAAGATTCCACTTGGTACTGAACCCAGTATGTTCCTGGTTGGGAAACTTGAAGTGTGGGATTTGTACTGCCATCCGACCACAGATAAGTGGCACCTGGAACATTGGATAAACTGTTCGAAAGTGTGACATTAGTTTCAGGGCATAGTGAAATATCTGGTCCTAGTTCTAATGGAGAAGGCATCAAATACTCTGGATTGTAATACCAAGGCAGTCCGAATGTTGCCGAAGTACCAAGCGAAACCGCATTTTCCACATAACCACAGTTTGTTCCCAGTAATTCAGGATTTGAGATAACTCCAAGAAAATCAACAGCGGGCCAAGCGTTGTAATTAATATAGATTTTATCGTTTGGTGCTATTTGAATTTGACCCATTTCTCCTTGAGATGTTAGGAACTGACCAACAGGGGTTCGTGTAGCAGGAATATTTGGAGCCGTCATATCGTACTGAAAAATACGGTTGTTTGTCATACCTGTTTCACCAGAGTATAAACGATTACCACTTCTTGAAAATTCCAAACCGTAAGGTTGACCAGGAGTAGTAGTAGATGTATACAAATTACTCATTCCCGTTGCAGCTCCCGTTGCTTTATCAAAATCGATGAGCTCTATGCTTCCCATTCCGTTATAAGGTCTGCTCAACGCAATTTTTGTTCCTTGTGGATTTGGTCGCATAATTCCTATTGCTTTTACATCTGGTTGAAGTGAAATTCCAAGATTTGATGATACGGGAGTAGGATTAATTCCTGAAGCACTTACATGATAGGCAAGAAAAAAGTTGTTTGGGTTTGTTCCATGTGTAATAATCCAGGTATCCACACAATTTGCATGCCGCACAGCAGTGATCCATTCGCCGTTGAATGCATTCAATTGAACATTTTTAACGCTTGTGACCTCTCCAAAACCTCCTTGTAAATTCATGTCTACTTCGGAATAAGTGATTCCGTTCACACAACCGCGCTCGATAGCATCTGTTACAACAATATAGTATTTCCCAGGATTTCCAGGTTTCGGAATAATCATGCATTGAGAGCTTTTATGCCCAAGAAGTCCTGTTCCGTTTGGCATGTCTGAGTTAAACATATTCCAAACAGTTGCCCCATCTGTGTAAAATAATTTATTGCCATTTGCATCGCTTATGGAGGCGCATGATTCGATGGAAATCATCGCATTCCCTCCAACTGTAACTGGATTTCCTGAGCTGAAGTTCAAACCACTCCCAAATCCAAAGTACCAATTCATGTGTTGATTTTGGGCGACAAGAGGCAATGTGAAAATGAGAAAACAAATAAACAATAAGGTGTGTTTCATGCAATAATTATCTTTCTTCTTCCTTGAAACGCATTACCACTAACAATAGTTGCCTTTTACAGGAAAATAAGAGGTTATTGAATGTTAGTGTGTTTTCAGTCAAAGAAACATACCTTTCAAATAATAAATTTGTCACTTTGGAGTTTAAGATATACCTTGAATCAAAATTTGAACTATGAAACTTTCATCCACTTTATTACAAGCCATTGCTTTAGGTATTTCAGTAACAGCGGTAACGGCTGCTACAACTTCTTGTGAGAAGCAAAAATTTAAAGAAAATAAGGAACGCAGCACTGATGCTAAATCAGGTTCAAATCCAAACACAACCCCAACAAATCCTACAGATTGTCCGGCTTGTGGAATGGGATAAAATTGATTTCTAATCATTTTTTATGAAACTTTCTCCTTCGTTACTTCAGGCGATTTCCTTTGGTATTGCAATGAGTGCAGTTTCTTCATCTTGTCAGAAAAACGATGTAAATTCAGGAATGACTAAGAAAGAAAAGAAAGAAAACGCACGAAAAGAAAAGGAAAATCCACACAGTTATAAAAATTGTCCAGCCTGCGG from Fluviicola taffensis DSM 16823 carries:
- a CDS encoding putative DNA modification/repair radical SAM protein, producing the protein MQERIQEKLNILADSAKYDVSCSSSGSDRKNTDKGLGNASNSGICHTFTEDGRCVSLLKILLTNHCIFDCAYCVSRKSNDVKRAAFTVQEVVDLTIGFYRRNYIEGLFLSSGIFKDADTTMERLVRIAKKLRLEHRFNGYIHLKTIPGASDELMKEAGLYADRLSVNIELPTERGLKLLAPDKTFATMEKPMGYISNTITALNDTRKLMLSTPKFAPAGQSTQVIIGATDESDLEVIQTADRFYRGFNLKRVYYSGYVPVLADNRLPSLSSQVPLLRENRLYQADWLMRFYGFGAHEILDDSNPFLDLDIDPKFGWALRNLDLFPLDVNKADLEMILRVPGIGVRSAQKIVATRKFGNLGWENLRKLGISLNRARYFIVCKDPALEIKDHSPEALRHLVLSAGKSKFSDLWGVQTSLFG
- a CDS encoding T9SS C-terminal target domain-containing protein, with the protein product MNWYFGFGSGLNFSSGNPVTVGGNAMISIESCASISDANGNKLFYTDGATVWNMFNSDMPNGTGLLGHKSSQCMIIPKPGNPGKYYIVVTDAIERGCVNGITYSEVDMNLQGGFGEVTSVKNVQLNAFNGEWITAVRHANCVDTWIITHGTNPNNFFLAYHVSASGINPTPVSSNLGISLQPDVKAIGIMRPNPQGTKIALSRPYNGMGSIELIDFDKATGAATGMSNLYTSTTTPGQPYGLEFSRSGNRLYSGETGMTNNRIFQYDMTAPNIPATRTPVGQFLTSQGEMGQIQIAPNDKIYINYNAWPAVDFLGVISNPELLGTNCGYVENAVSLGTSATFGLPWYYNPEYLMPSPLELGPDISLCPETNVTLSNSLSNVPGATYLWSDGSTNPTLQVSQPGTYWVQYQVESCLTTTDTITISTDTTQISHLVGDTSGCAPFTIQLTGISPSTITEWIWDLGNGTSIHTQNAEFTYTTPGIYPISLKAISSNDCLVEDSVAILAEAFPVPIANFSIEPTPIKPFIPNIFTDQSTGNITDWSWKVNDLLVSTAPQFTYTMVDFFQPLTVSLTVTNSDGCSDEKKIIAFKPDDLIYVPNAFTPDGNEFNPVFKPVDYLGLVREFTIYNRWGEVVWSGKSARDGWDGTVNGIQAPTGVYNWVITMASNTDVVSKEIYGHVTLVR